The Montipora capricornis isolate CH-2021 chromosome 3, ASM3666992v2, whole genome shotgun sequence genome window below encodes:
- the LOC138040542 gene encoding uncharacterized protein, whose translation MEVKVAFEKAFWNLEPKLSDVSKELAATTLYSIALNYVKQKGPTPPKSTLRAIGQLKKNEDIIITRPDKGSGVVVMDKSEYVRLLYEASINDETKFVHISLERPNTKGRPPKHYHPLLQKEKKLASIVRRILPKYIADSLVQKGSRLAHLYGLPKTHKEKLAMSVSSLSQEKSSGVEIAGTYNCKLAKWLDEKLKPLSTNEHTIGDIFSFADDLQEMEIGDHYFGVI comes from the coding sequence ATGGAAGTAAAAGTGGCTTTTGAAAAAGCTTTTTGGAATCTTGAGCCAAAACTGAGCGACGTAAGCAAAGAGCTAGCAGCTACAACTTTGTATTCCATTGCCCTCAATTATGTTAAGCAGAAAGGTCCAACACCTCCAAAATCAACCCTGAGAGCGATCGGCCAATTGAAAAAGAATGAGGATATCATCATAACAAGACCAGATAAAGGCTCTGGGGTAGTTGTTATGGATAAATCTGAGTATGTTCGTCTTCTGTACGAAGCATCTATCAACGATGAAACCAAGTTCGTACACATCAGCCTCGAGAGACCAAATACCAAGGGAAGGCCTCCTAAGCATTACCATCCGCTGCTtcaaaaagagaagaaattggCTTCCATTGTGAGGAGAATTCTACCAAAATACATTGCCGACTCACTCGTCCAGAAAGGCTCAAGGCTTGCCCACCTCTATGGCCTTCCAAAAACACACAAGGAAAAGTTGGCAATGTCAGTGTCAAgtctcagtcaagagaagagctctggggtcgagattgctgGGACCTATAACTGTAAGCTCGCTAAGTGGCTAGATGAGAAGCTAAAGCCTCTATCTACCAATGAACATACCATTGGTGATATCTTCTCCTTCGCTGATGATCTCCAGGAGATGGAAATTGGTGACCATTATTTTGGTGTCATATGA